One stretch of Thermanaerosceptrum fracticalcis DNA includes these proteins:
- the prfB gene encoding peptide chain release factor 2 (programmed frameshift): MSIEIKRELERTQIRLDELRGSLDIAGKEKTVKELEEKMSDPHFWDDLEEAQKVTQKTTVLKNKLQEFGKLITDFEEAQLLYELGQEEEAYLAEAEKALEKLRNELEEMELQLLFRDKYDHSNAIISLHPGAGGTESQDWTEMLLRMYTRWAERRGFEVEMLDYLPGDEAGVKSATLLIKGENAYGYLKAEKGVHRLVRISPFDASGRRHTSFAAMDVLPEVGDDAADDIVLDYSQIKVDTYRAGGAGGQHVNKTDSAVRMTHLPTGIVVQCQNERSQISNRLAAEKILKAKLLELKRQEQEKELASIRGEQQDIGWGSQIRSYVFHPYSLVKDHRTNTEVGNVHAVMDGEIDVFINAYLKMQAGKATE; this comes from the exons TTGTCTATAGAAATTAAAAGAGAACTGGAACGAACCCAAATACGTTTAGATGAACTCAGGGGGTCTCTT GACATTGCCGGCAAAGAAAAAACGGTAAAAGAACTGGAAGAAAAGATGTCTGACCCTCATTTTTGGGATGACCTGGAGGAAGCCCAAAAAGTTACGCAAAAGACGACAGTTTTAAAAAATAAGCTACAAGAATTTGGAAAACTAATAACTGACTTCGAAGAGGCCCAGCTCCTTTATGAACTGGGACAGGAGGAAGAGGCTTACCTGGCAGAGGCGGAAAAAGCGTTGGAAAAACTCCGAAACGAGCTGGAGGAGATGGAACTGCAGTTGCTTTTCCGCGATAAATATGACCATAGCAATGCCATTATTTCCTTGCATCCGGGGGCAGGCGGTACGGAATCCCAGGATTGGACGGAAATGCTCTTAAGAATGTACACCCGCTGGGCGGAACGCCGGGGCTTTGAAGTGGAGATGCTGGACTATCTCCCCGGTGATGAGGCCGGAGTGAAAAGTGCCACCCTCTTAATCAAAGGTGAAAACGCTTATGGCTATCTCAAGGCGGAGAAGGGGGTCCACCGTTTGGTGCGTATTTCTCCCTTCGACGCTTCGGGGCGGCGGCATACCTCTTTCGCCGCCATGGATGTGCTGCCGGAAGTAGGGGATGATGCTGCCGATGACATTGTCCTGGACTACTCCCAGATCAAAGTGGATACTTACCGTGCGGGCGGGGCCGGAGGCCAGCACGTGAATAAGACTGACTCGGCCGTGCGGATGACCCACCTGCCTACGGGTATTGTGGTACAGTGCCAGAATGAACGCTCCCAGATTTCCAACCGGTTAGCGGCGGAGAAAATTCTCAAAGCCAAGCTTTTGGAATTGAAACGCCAGGAACAGGAGAAAGAACTGGCCAGCATTAGAGGAGAACAGCAGGATATTGGCTGGGGCAGTCAGATTCGCTCCTATGTTTTCCACCCTTACAGTCTGGTGAAGGACCACCGGACCAACACGGAGGTAGGTAACGTCCATGCTGTAATGGACGGGGAAATAGACGTGTTTATCAATGCCTATCTCAAGATGCAAGCGGGGAAAGCTACGGAGTAG
- the secA gene encoding preprotein translocase subunit SecA, giving the protein MVLGFLKNLLDDNAKEIKRLSKKADIINKLEPQMQILSDKELAGKTQEFKKRLERGETLDDLLPEAFAVVREASRRVLGLRHFDVQLIGGMVLHEGNIAEMKTGEGKTLVATLPAYLNALTGKGVHVVTVNDYLAKRDSEWMGQIYKFLGLSVGLIVHGLDFEERKAAYRADITYGTNNEFGFDYLRDNMVFHADHMVQRELHYAIVDEVDSILIDEARTPLIISGQGDKPKDLYQKVAKIIPRLRNVEDYTIDEKAKVVTLTEQGVDKVEKLLGVENLYDDINIELSHHVNQALRAHTLMKRDVDYVVKDGEIIIVDEFTGRLMFGRRYSEGLHQAIEAKEGVKIEKESQTLATITFQNYFRMYKKLAGMTGTAVTEEEEFRKIYGLDVYVIPTNKPMIRRDLPDVVYRTEQGKFNAVVEEIAHRYEKGQPVLVGTISIEKSELLSKLLTQKGVPHQVLNAKHHEKEALIVSQAGRKGAVTVSTNMAGRGTDILLGGNPGFLARQEMAGQGFPPEIIEEAVSHGATEDPDILRLREHYRKIYEAKKEKTDKEHEEVVALGGLHIIGTERHESRRIDNQLRGRAGRQGDPGSSQFYISLEDDLMRLFGAENIMGLMDKLGMDDEMPIENALITRAIENAQRRVEARNFDIRKHVLEYDDVMNQQREVIYAQRRKVLLGEDIKENIVDMIEKVVDKTIAQFSGESQYPEEWDLKGLLDQAEQLFLPHHTLSPQELAKLEKEEVRELLLEKAMEAYTKREAELGAAQMRELERLVTLKIVDQKWMDHLDAMDQLRNGIGLRAYGQKDPLVEYKYEAYDMFSQMIEEIQQEIIRYIYRVTFIEEPQERQDIVENKYEEEERKTPAQSSKIGRNESCPCGSGKKYKKCCGRGK; this is encoded by the coding sequence ATGGTATTAGGTTTTCTTAAAAACCTGTTAGACGATAACGCCAAAGAAATCAAACGATTAAGTAAAAAAGCAGACATTATTAATAAACTGGAACCTCAAATGCAAATCTTAAGTGACAAAGAACTGGCGGGTAAGACCCAGGAGTTTAAAAAGCGCCTGGAAAGGGGCGAAACCCTGGATGATCTTTTGCCCGAAGCTTTTGCCGTAGTGAGGGAAGCTTCCCGCCGGGTGTTGGGCTTAAGGCATTTTGATGTCCAGCTCATAGGCGGGATGGTCCTCCACGAAGGGAATATTGCGGAAATGAAAACCGGTGAAGGTAAGACCCTGGTGGCTACTCTTCCTGCCTATCTCAATGCCCTTACCGGCAAAGGTGTCCATGTGGTTACGGTGAACGATTACCTGGCCAAGCGGGACAGCGAATGGATGGGCCAGATCTACAAATTTTTAGGGCTATCCGTAGGCTTAATTGTCCATGGCCTGGATTTCGAAGAGCGCAAGGCAGCATATAGAGCCGATATCACTTACGGGACAAACAACGAGTTTGGTTTTGATTACCTGCGGGACAACATGGTTTTCCATGCTGACCATATGGTCCAGCGGGAGCTTCATTATGCCATTGTGGACGAAGTGGACAGTATCCTCATAGATGAAGCCCGGACACCGCTGATTATCTCAGGTCAGGGAGATAAGCCTAAAGATTTATACCAGAAGGTAGCCAAGATCATCCCCCGCCTGCGTAATGTAGAGGATTATACCATTGACGAGAAAGCTAAAGTGGTTACTCTTACCGAGCAGGGTGTAGATAAGGTAGAGAAGCTCTTAGGTGTGGAGAACCTTTATGATGATATCAATATCGAATTAAGTCACCACGTCAACCAGGCCCTGCGGGCCCATACCCTCATGAAAAGAGATGTGGACTATGTGGTCAAAGACGGGGAAATCATCATTGTTGATGAATTTACCGGGCGTTTAATGTTTGGCCGCCGCTACAGTGAGGGTCTGCACCAGGCCATTGAAGCCAAAGAAGGCGTGAAAATAGAAAAAGAATCCCAGACCCTGGCCACCATTACCTTCCAAAACTATTTCCGTATGTATAAGAAGCTGGCCGGTATGACGGGTACGGCCGTTACAGAAGAAGAGGAATTCAGGAAAATCTATGGGCTCGATGTTTATGTGATTCCCACCAATAAACCCATGATCCGCCGGGATCTGCCCGATGTGGTTTACCGTACGGAACAGGGTAAATTTAACGCCGTGGTGGAGGAAATTGCCCATCGTTACGAGAAGGGGCAGCCTGTCCTGGTGGGTACCATTTCCATCGAGAAATCAGAACTTTTAAGCAAGCTCCTCACCCAAAAAGGCGTTCCTCACCAGGTCTTAAACGCCAAGCACCATGAAAAAGAAGCTTTAATTGTCTCCCAGGCCGGTAGGAAGGGGGCCGTTACTGTCTCTACCAATATGGCCGGTCGTGGTACCGACATCCTGCTGGGCGGCAATCCCGGCTTTCTGGCCCGCCAGGAAATGGCGGGGCAGGGCTTTCCCCCTGAAATCATTGAAGAGGCGGTCAGCCACGGTGCCACGGAAGACCCGGACATCTTAAGACTCAGAGAACATTACCGCAAGATATATGAAGCAAAGAAAGAAAAGACGGATAAAGAACATGAAGAAGTAGTAGCTTTAGGCGGTCTTCATATTATCGGTACGGAGCGTCATGAAAGCCGCCGTATTGACAACCAGCTGCGGGGCCGGGCAGGGCGTCAAGGCGACCCTGGCTCCAGCCAGTTTTATATCTCCCTGGAAGACGATTTAATGAGGCTTTTCGGGGCGGAAAACATCATGGGTCTCATGGATAAACTGGGCATGGACGATGAGATGCCCATCGAAAATGCCCTCATTACCCGGGCCATTGAGAATGCCCAGCGCCGGGTGGAAGCCCGCAACTTTGATATCCGTAAACACGTCCTGGAGTATGACGATGTCATGAACCAGCAGCGGGAGGTCATCTATGCCCAGCGCCGCAAGGTTCTCCTGGGAGAGGATATTAAAGAGAATATCGTTGACATGATTGAAAAAGTGGTGGACAAAACCATTGCCCAGTTTTCCGGGGAAAGCCAATATCCCGAAGAATGGGATCTAAAAGGACTTTTGGATCAGGCTGAACAGTTGTTTTTGCCGCACCATACTCTTTCACCTCAGGAGCTAGCTAAGCTTGAGAAAGAAGAGGTAAGGGAACTCCTCCTGGAAAAAGCTATGGAAGCCTACACCAAACGTGAGGCGGAGCTGGGCGCCGCCCAGATGCGGGAACTGGAGCGCCTGGTAACCTTAAAAATTGTGGATCAGAAATGGATGGACCACCTGGACGCCATGGACCAGCTCCGTAACGGCATTGGTTTACGGGCCTACGGCCAGAAGGATCCCCTGGTGGAATACAAGTATGAAGCCTATGACATGTTTAGCCAGATGATTGAAGAAATACAACAGGAGATCATCCGTTATATTTATCGCGTTACCTTTATTGAAGAGCCCCAGGAGCGCCAGGATATCGTTGAAAACAAGTATGAGGAAGAAGAACGAAAAACGCCTGCCCAGAGCAGCAAGATTGGACGTAACGAGTCCTGTCCCTGCGGCAGCGGGAAAAAGTATAAGAAATGCTGTGGCAGAGGAAAATAG
- the hpf gene encoding ribosome hibernation-promoting factor, HPF/YfiA family yields MKFQIRGKNIPVTNSLKEYVEKRLGKLDKYFENNPEAIVTLVIEKEQHRVEVTIPINGLILRGEEESIDMYSSIDLVVEKLEKQINKYKTRLSKKVKAVSIKDIAPDPCGEKISEDEAPKVLRTKRFAIKPMPVDEAILQMNLLGHSFFVFSNAETEEVNVVYKRKDGNYGLIEPEF; encoded by the coding sequence ATGAAATTCCAGATCAGGGGAAAAAATATTCCAGTTACAAACTCACTGAAGGAATACGTTGAAAAAAGGCTAGGGAAGTTAGACAAGTATTTTGAAAATAACCCCGAAGCTATCGTCACTCTCGTGATCGAAAAGGAACAGCACCGTGTAGAAGTAACCATTCCCATAAACGGACTTATCTTACGCGGGGAAGAAGAGTCCATTGATATGTACTCTTCCATTGACCTGGTTGTAGAAAAATTGGAAAAGCAGATTAATAAATACAAAACACGTTTAAGTAAGAAAGTAAAAGCAGTGAGTATCAAAGACATTGCACCTGATCCTTGCGGGGAAAAAATTTCCGAAGATGAAGCGCCTAAAGTCCTGCGGACCAAGCGTTTTGCCATCAAGCCCATGCCCGTTGATGAAGCCATTTTACAGATGAACCTTTTGGGTCACAGCTTCTTTGTTTTCTCCAATGCCGAGACGGAGGAAGTAAATGTGGTTTACAAGCGTAAAGATGGAAACTATGGTCTTATTGAACCGGAGTTCTAA
- a CDS encoding cold shock domain-containing protein has translation MQGKVKWFNQEKGFGFIEREGGSDVFVHFSAIQEDGFKSLQEGQMVEFDIVEGPKGLQAANVTKL, from the coding sequence ATGCAAGGCAAAGTAAAATGGTTCAACCAGGAAAAAGGTTTCGGTTTCATCGAAAGAGAAGGCGGCAGTGACGTATTCGTGCACTTCTCTGCTATTCAGGAAGATGGGTTCAAAAGCTTGCAGGAAGGTCAAATGGTAGAATTTGATATCGTGGAAGGTCCCAAAGGTTTACAAGCAGCTAATGTAACAAAACTTTAA
- a CDS encoding amino acid ABC transporter ATP-binding protein, with translation MIVVRNLYKSFGKLEVLKDITNSVKEREVVVVIGPSGSGKSTFLRCLNLLEKPTSGEIIIDNIPVTDPRTDINKLRAEVGMVFQRFNLFPHMTALENITLATMKVRGISKGEAEERAYTLLGKVGLTDKAHVYPDSLSGGQQQRVAIARALAMQPKVMLFDEPTSALDPEMVGEVLSVMKDLAKEGMTMVVVTHEMGFAREVGDRVLFMDEGRIVEEGTPEQIFNRAQNERTQAFLSKIL, from the coding sequence GTGATCGTCGTGCGTAATCTTTACAAAAGCTTTGGCAAACTTGAAGTCCTCAAAGATATTACCAATTCCGTAAAAGAACGGGAAGTGGTGGTGGTGATCGGACCTTCCGGCTCGGGCAAGAGCACTTTCCTTCGCTGTTTAAACCTCCTGGAAAAGCCTACCTCCGGGGAAATCATTATTGATAATATACCGGTAACAGACCCCAGGACCGACATTAATAAACTAAGGGCTGAGGTGGGCATGGTTTTCCAGCGTTTCAACCTTTTCCCCCATATGACGGCCCTGGAAAATATTACACTGGCCACCATGAAGGTAAGGGGCATCAGCAAAGGGGAAGCGGAAGAGAGGGCTTATACCCTGTTAGGTAAAGTTGGCTTGACGGATAAAGCCCATGTCTATCCTGATTCTCTTTCCGGCGGTCAGCAGCAGCGGGTGGCCATTGCCCGGGCTCTGGCCATGCAGCCTAAAGTCATGCTTTTTGATGAACCTACATCTGCCCTGGACCCGGAAATGGTTGGTGAGGTTTTAAGTGTTATGAAGGACCTGGCCAAAGAAGGTATGACTATGGTGGTGGTGACCCACGAGATGGGCTTTGCCCGGGAAGTGGGCGACCGGGTGCTGTTTATGGATGAGGGGCGGATAGTGGAAGAAGGAACACCGGAACAAATCTTTAACCGGGCCCAAAATGAGAGGACACAGGCGTTCTTGAGTAAAATACTCTAA
- a CDS encoding amino acid ABC transporter permease, whose product MNFTEIFIEALPNLFEGALTTIWITAFAVFIGVMIGLFMGLARLSHNVIIKTLAIMYIDFIRGTPLLVQIFIIYFGIPNLLYMLTHQQHPIDAYVAAIAACGINSGAYVAEIVRAGIQSIDRGQMEAARSLGMTHNQAMKYIILPQAFKRIIPPLGNEFIAMLKDTSLLSAIGITELTRQGQLYIAITAAPFPVYAGVLLMYLVMTLSISRLVAFTERRLAKSDRRA is encoded by the coding sequence ATCAACTTTACAGAAATATTTATTGAAGCATTACCCAATCTCTTTGAGGGTGCATTAACTACTATATGGATTACTGCTTTTGCCGTTTTTATAGGGGTAATGATTGGCCTTTTTATGGGGTTGGCCCGTTTATCACACAACGTGATTATTAAAACACTGGCTATCATGTATATAGATTTTATCCGGGGAACACCCCTGTTGGTTCAAATATTTATCATTTATTTTGGTATTCCCAATTTACTATATATGCTTACACACCAGCAGCATCCTATCGACGCCTACGTAGCAGCTATTGCTGCCTGCGGCATTAACTCCGGGGCTTATGTGGCGGAGATTGTCAGAGCAGGCATCCAGTCCATCGACCGGGGACAGATGGAAGCAGCCCGTTCCTTAGGTATGACGCATAATCAAGCCATGAAATATATTATTCTTCCCCAGGCCTTTAAACGTATCATTCCTCCTCTGGGCAACGAGTTTATTGCCATGTTGAAGGACACCTCCCTATTATCAGCCATAGGTATTACTGAATTGACCCGCCAGGGCCAGCTGTATATTGCTATTACCGCGGCACCTTTTCCTGTTTATGCCGGGGTTTTGCTGATGTATTTAGTGATGACCCTGAGTATTTCCCGTCTGGTAGCTTTCACAGAAAGGAGGTTGGCTAAGAGTGATCGTCGTGCGTAA
- a CDS encoding basic amino acid ABC transporter substrate-binding protein, with the protein MNKYGKIMLVILLALGLVLSAAACGKPAPAPQPPKQELPKEQPKPEVVYKVGTEPTFPPFEFLDKNTNQITGFDIELIKAIAQEEGFKVEIINLGFEGLIPALQAGTINIIASGMTITDKRKEQIDFSNPYVNSGLAIAVAKNNDTIKSEADLKGKKVAVQIGTTGANKADELKKKGIIKTIKTYNTVDVVMAEVAKGTVDAAINDAPVTQDFISKGHSEIKIVGDLLDSEQYGFAVAKGKKELLDKINSGLKKVIEKGKYEELRKKYNLPETALPK; encoded by the coding sequence CTGCCCCTGCTCCACAACCACCTAAGCAAGAACTCCCCAAGGAACAACCCAAACCGGAAGTAGTTTACAAAGTCGGAACAGAACCAACTTTTCCACCCTTTGAATTTTTAGATAAGAACACCAATCAAATTACCGGTTTTGACATTGAATTGATTAAAGCCATTGCTCAGGAAGAAGGTTTCAAAGTAGAAATAATAAATTTGGGTTTTGAAGGACTGATTCCTGCTTTACAAGCCGGCACCATTAACATTATTGCATCAGGCATGACCATCACAGACAAGCGTAAAGAACAGATCGACTTTTCTAATCCCTATGTTAACTCCGGTCTTGCTATTGCCGTTGCAAAAAACAACGATACAATCAAATCCGAAGCTGACCTCAAAGGTAAAAAGGTTGCTGTTCAGATCGGTACAACCGGTGCCAACAAGGCTGATGAGCTGAAGAAGAAAGGCATCATTAAAACCATTAAAACTTACAACACTGTTGATGTAGTGATGGCTGAAGTGGCTAAGGGTACTGTGGATGCGGCCATAAACGATGCCCCTGTGACCCAGGACTTCATCAGCAAAGGCCATTCGGAAATTAAGATTGTTGGCGATCTCTTAGACAGTGAACAGTATGGCTTTGCTGTGGCCAAAGGTAAAAAAGAACTTCTGGATAAGATCAATTCCGGTCTTAAAAAAGTTATTGAGAAAGGAAAATATGAGGAACTCCGGAAGAAATATAACTTGCCTGAAACTGCATTACCTAAGTAG